In Nakaseomyces glabratus chromosome I, complete sequence, the sequence TGGTCGGCAGCTTCCTCCAGAGGTGGAGTAAAGATACGGATCTGGTGGTATTCCAAAACCTGTcttattctatttttaaacTCGGTGATCTCATTCTGCGTTAGGGTATCTGATTTAGAGATAATTGGGATTAGGTTGGCTCTGCTAGAGAGACGTTTCATCGtttcaatatcaattgGCTTCAAGCCGTGGCCAGTTGGTCTAATGAAGTATAGGACAGCATGTATCCTCAGATCAAATTTGGTATCTCTGAAtggttgttgttcttggcGCATGTATGAGTCGTGCTGGTCATCGATGAAGTCCACCACTGTCTGCCATGCTTTGTCATTATTGATATTGTCACCGAATCCAGGAGTATCAATAACATTTACACGTAAAGAAAAATCGGATTCCTCAAGTATAGCCCTGGAAATGTTGATACGAACAGTCTTCCTGATGGCGTTATCCCTTGGATGATCCTCGGTTGACTTCAAAGTTGTCGAGAATAATGTGTTGACAAAAGTGGTCTTACCCAGGCCAGACTCACCACAAACCATCATGTTAAACACACCGCCATCCTGCGTGACAATGCGAGCCCTTTGAGTAGGTAGGTTGCTCAAACCGATAACTTCAGCCATGTTGATCTCTTATCAGTAAACTATATTCAGTAAATTAGGTGCCTGTGATTCAGATGTAGCTCTAACAATGAAGTATTAATATAGGCTGGCAGCTGGTATACAGTTAGTTCTCCTTTTTGGTTTGGAAAGTATTCggataaaaatagaaattgGTCAAAAATTGGTGTATTTGATCCGTTCGAAGACGCAATTTGTAAAACGCAATAAGCAGCTATCAATTCAAGTGATCTTGAATGTGAATGAGAAACTGTATACTACAAGTCAGCATTGGATAAAATCAATTGTCTTCAATAGCAATGAGACTATGCTATCGAGAAATGTCCACGTTACCCAAAGGAATCGAAAACTGCTTCGATCCCGAGCCCTGGAAACGCGTAACTACGTAGATGAGTATATGGATTTGTGAGTATAATAAGCAATAAAGAAGCCGGGCAAATAATGGTAACATACGTCAATTGGTTGTGGGGCCGGTAAGCAATAAGTAGCCATTTTGTTGTAATATTGGCTAACTAGTTGGTTTGTCTCGTTTTCTGGTTGACTAGCTTGAAACTCTGATGGAGTTGGCTAATATTTGTAACGCTACCATAGCGAAGGGGATTGCTGTTCAGAAGGACAGCTATGGCGGTTACGGTGTGTATATTGTTGATCCCGGAGCTTTAGTTGGTTGTAATGATCCCAAGTTGGGTGGTGATAAAATTGAGCTCCTCAGAGTGTCCAGTGTGTTCAATGTGAAGAACCTTATGGAAGCTATGAATGCTCTGGAAGGGGAGTATGCCGAGGATGGCCAAAGAGCGGCAGATATGTTCAAGTCAATAATTGGGTCTTCTATAGAAGAATTGAGTGCTGTGTCCGAGACGTGTCTACTGGTCTATTTTATGATGGTTATTTACCTAATGGGAGAACAAGGGTACGCCGTTCCGATGAAGATATCAAGATATATTGATACAGTGTTGTTGGGGACCACTGTGAACAATGCATCGAATTGTATTGAATCAATGCTGATTCACTATGAGCATGTTGCTTTGTTTCACGAACTGGACAACAACTTGCAAAAACTGCATAAGACGCTCATAAGCAAGATGCCTTCGAAAAAGAATTACTCCATAGAACTGCTGAGACAAATATATAGTGCAACAGTGTCGAgagttcttgaaattcCCCAAGAACTACATGAAGAGAACTATATGGATAATTACGTGGTAACTCCTTCGTTGGTACCCATTTTAGATTACGTAAACCATGGTGATAAGACTTCTAGAAATGCATATTATGATGTTGATAGACGTAAAGGagatataatattatatttggaTCTGACTGTGGTGAATCCTGG encodes:
- the CDC12 gene encoding septin CDC12 (CAGL0I01188g~Ortholog(s) have GTP binding, GTPase activity, phosphatidylinositol-4-phosphate binding, phosphatidylinositol-5-phosphate binding, protein complex scaffold activity), whose amino-acid sequence is MAEVIGLSNLPTQRARIVTQDGGVFNMMVCGESGLGKTTFVNTLFSTTLKSTEDHPRDNAIRKTVRINISRAILEESDFSLRVNVIDTPGFGDNINNDKAWQTVVDFIDDQHDSYMRQEQQPFRDTKFDLRIHAVLYFIRPTGHGLKPIDIETMKRLSSRANLIPIISKSDTLTQNEITEFKNRIRQVLEYHQIRIFTPPLEEAADQSNKQDMISFEHARSIIEAMPFHIVGSDKQYQNAAGQMVTARKYPWGLVEVENEAHCNFVLLRTLLLRTYLADLIETTNEIHYETYRRLRLEVGLKEGEDQRDDDPFIPARAPARKLSHNPAYKQEENALKKYFTDQVKAEEQRFRQWEQNIVTERSKLNSDLEEIQQKVKKMEDQVKNLQLKMR